In Corythoichthys intestinalis isolate RoL2023-P3 chromosome 4, ASM3026506v1, whole genome shotgun sequence, a genomic segment contains:
- the LOC130914969 gene encoding uncharacterized protein LOC130914969 isoform X3 codes for MAVQLRVIMEDDIRKLTLPTGIPNRVEDLISIVRETFQLPGEFRLHYEDKEFNNQFFSVTSTADLYDKATVKVILKEPIITPDLQPIEVNTLKRKHPVDAVPSKNVKKQKKAEVNSLPPHPIGESQDTLDKERLELLNEVKKKNNAKIITYKMRKTFSSRRLEVVTLRPSVNVIKERWPALFSEAQIKKEFRRITTVSLEDKFMKNLDQYTPGLLRVMRAKGGAAGSKMRPLLDTVNDTQIIEKKRDAVVCCLIDYFGEKREDLFYDCKECEDFTDKTIQVIVMHSNMAVEDPSDVSIVIEGNQVMEGCGSRTKACVLLMGLIYALNLEYPKRLKNTFETFQKIFLELDRDNLPKKVDSLKKKLMQ; via the exons ATGGCAGTCCAATTAAGAGTCATAATGGAAGACGACATTCGGAAGTTGACACTGCCAACAGGCATTCCTAATAGAGTGGAAGATCTTATTTCCATAGTGAGGGAAACTTTCCAATTGCCTGGGGAATTTAGACTGCATTACGAAGATAAAGAGTTTAACAATCAGTTTTTTAGTGTCACCTCAACTGCTGATTTGTACGACAAGGCCACTGTTAAGGTGATCCTAAAAGAGCCGATCATCACCCCTGACCTACAGCCA ATCGAAGTCAACACATTAAAGAGGAAGCATCCAGTTGACGCAGTCCcatcaaaaaatgtgaaaaagcagaaaaaagcTGAGGTAAATTCCCTCCCTCCTCACCCTATTGGTGAAAGCCAAGACACACTCGATAAAGAGCGGCTTGAATTACTCAacgaagtaaaaaagaaaaacaatgcaAAGATAATCACGTATAAAATGAGGAAAACCTTCTCGAGCCGAAGACTTGAAGTGGTGACCCTCCGCCCCTCTGTGAATGTGATTAAAGAAAGGTGGCCAGCATTATTCAGTGAGGCTCAG ATCAAGAAAGAGTTCAGACGTATCACTACAGTCTCCTTGGAGGACAAGTTCATGAAGAATCTTGACCAGTACACACCAGGTCTTTTGAGGGTTATGCGTGCTAAGGGAGGAGCTGCTGGTTCCAAAATGCGCCCTCTGCTAGACACTGTAAATGAC ACACAGATCATCGAGAAGAAACGGGATGCAGTTGTCTGCTGCCTAATTGATTACTTCGGTGAAAAACGAGAGGATCTTTTCTATGACTGCAAG GAATGTGAGGACTTCACAGATAAAACCATTCAGGTGATCGTGATGCACAGTAACATGGCTGTGGAGGATCCATCAGATGTGTCGATTGTGATTGAGGGGAACCAAGTGATGGAAGGATGTGGAAGCAGAACAAAGGCATGTGTACTGCTGATGGGGCTGATATATGCCCTCAACCTGGAATATCCAAAAAGGCTGAAGAACACATTTGAAACttttcaaaagatttttttggaACTAGATAGAGATAACCTACCTAAGAAGGTAGACAGTCTGAAAAAAAAGCTAATGCAATAG
- the LOC130914969 gene encoding uncharacterized protein LOC130914969 isoform X2, which produces MQQMAVWCALNTSFAHQTAKTSQTKMAVQLRVIMEDDIRKLTLPTGIPNRVEDLISIVRETFQLPGEFRLHYEDKEFNNQFFSVTSTADLYDKATVKIEVNTLKRKHPVDAVPSKNVKKQKKAEVNSLPPHPIGESQDTLDKERLELLNEVKKKNNAKIITYKMRKTFSSRRLEVVTLRPSVNVIKERWPALFSEAQIKKEFRRITTVSLEDKFMKNLDQYTPGLLRVMRAKGGAAGSKMRPLLDTVNDTQIIEKKRDAVVCCLIDYFGEKREDLFYDCKECEDFTDKTIQVIVMHSNMAVEDPSDVSIVIEGNQVMEGCGSRTKACVLLMGLIYALNLEYPKRLKNTFETFQKIFLELDRDNLPKKVDSLKKKLMQ; this is translated from the exons ATGCAGCAGATGGCCGTATGGTGTGCCTTAAACACTTCATTTGCTCATCAGA CAGCGAAAACATCCCAAACAAAGATGGCAGTCCAATTAAGAGTCATAATGGAAGACGACATTCGGAAGTTGACACTGCCAACAGGCATTCCTAATAGAGTGGAAGATCTTATTTCCATAGTGAGGGAAACTTTCCAATTGCCTGGGGAATTTAGACTGCATTACGAAGATAAAGAGTTTAACAATCAGTTTTTTAGTGTCACCTCAACTGCTGATTTGTACGACAAGGCCACTGTTAAG ATCGAAGTCAACACATTAAAGAGGAAGCATCCAGTTGACGCAGTCCcatcaaaaaatgtgaaaaagcagaaaaaagcTGAGGTAAATTCCCTCCCTCCTCACCCTATTGGTGAAAGCCAAGACACACTCGATAAAGAGCGGCTTGAATTACTCAacgaagtaaaaaagaaaaacaatgcaAAGATAATCACGTATAAAATGAGGAAAACCTTCTCGAGCCGAAGACTTGAAGTGGTGACCCTCCGCCCCTCTGTGAATGTGATTAAAGAAAGGTGGCCAGCATTATTCAGTGAGGCTCAG ATCAAGAAAGAGTTCAGACGTATCACTACAGTCTCCTTGGAGGACAAGTTCATGAAGAATCTTGACCAGTACACACCAGGTCTTTTGAGGGTTATGCGTGCTAAGGGAGGAGCTGCTGGTTCCAAAATGCGCCCTCTGCTAGACACTGTAAATGAC ACACAGATCATCGAGAAGAAACGGGATGCAGTTGTCTGCTGCCTAATTGATTACTTCGGTGAAAAACGAGAGGATCTTTTCTATGACTGCAAG GAATGTGAGGACTTCACAGATAAAACCATTCAGGTGATCGTGATGCACAGTAACATGGCTGTGGAGGATCCATCAGATGTGTCGATTGTGATTGAGGGGAACCAAGTGATGGAAGGATGTGGAAGCAGAACAAAGGCATGTGTACTGCTGATGGGGCTGATATATGCCCTCAACCTGGAATATCCAAAAAGGCTGAAGAACACATTTGAAACttttcaaaagatttttttggaACTAGATAGAGATAACCTACCTAAGAAGGTAGACAGTCTGAAAAAAAAGCTAATGCAATAG
- the LOC130914969 gene encoding uncharacterized protein LOC130914969 isoform X1, giving the protein MQQMAVWCALNTSFAHQTAKTSQTKMAVQLRVIMEDDIRKLTLPTGIPNRVEDLISIVRETFQLPGEFRLHYEDKEFNNQFFSVTSTADLYDKATVKVILKEPIITPDLQPIEVNTLKRKHPVDAVPSKNVKKQKKAEVNSLPPHPIGESQDTLDKERLELLNEVKKKNNAKIITYKMRKTFSSRRLEVVTLRPSVNVIKERWPALFSEAQIKKEFRRITTVSLEDKFMKNLDQYTPGLLRVMRAKGGAAGSKMRPLLDTVNDTQIIEKKRDAVVCCLIDYFGEKREDLFYDCKECEDFTDKTIQVIVMHSNMAVEDPSDVSIVIEGNQVMEGCGSRTKACVLLMGLIYALNLEYPKRLKNTFETFQKIFLELDRDNLPKKVDSLKKKLMQ; this is encoded by the exons ATGCAGCAGATGGCCGTATGGTGTGCCTTAAACACTTCATTTGCTCATCAGA CAGCGAAAACATCCCAAACAAAGATGGCAGTCCAATTAAGAGTCATAATGGAAGACGACATTCGGAAGTTGACACTGCCAACAGGCATTCCTAATAGAGTGGAAGATCTTATTTCCATAGTGAGGGAAACTTTCCAATTGCCTGGGGAATTTAGACTGCATTACGAAGATAAAGAGTTTAACAATCAGTTTTTTAGTGTCACCTCAACTGCTGATTTGTACGACAAGGCCACTGTTAAGGTGATCCTAAAAGAGCCGATCATCACCCCTGACCTACAGCCA ATCGAAGTCAACACATTAAAGAGGAAGCATCCAGTTGACGCAGTCCcatcaaaaaatgtgaaaaagcagaaaaaagcTGAGGTAAATTCCCTCCCTCCTCACCCTATTGGTGAAAGCCAAGACACACTCGATAAAGAGCGGCTTGAATTACTCAacgaagtaaaaaagaaaaacaatgcaAAGATAATCACGTATAAAATGAGGAAAACCTTCTCGAGCCGAAGACTTGAAGTGGTGACCCTCCGCCCCTCTGTGAATGTGATTAAAGAAAGGTGGCCAGCATTATTCAGTGAGGCTCAG ATCAAGAAAGAGTTCAGACGTATCACTACAGTCTCCTTGGAGGACAAGTTCATGAAGAATCTTGACCAGTACACACCAGGTCTTTTGAGGGTTATGCGTGCTAAGGGAGGAGCTGCTGGTTCCAAAATGCGCCCTCTGCTAGACACTGTAAATGAC ACACAGATCATCGAGAAGAAACGGGATGCAGTTGTCTGCTGCCTAATTGATTACTTCGGTGAAAAACGAGAGGATCTTTTCTATGACTGCAAG GAATGTGAGGACTTCACAGATAAAACCATTCAGGTGATCGTGATGCACAGTAACATGGCTGTGGAGGATCCATCAGATGTGTCGATTGTGATTGAGGGGAACCAAGTGATGGAAGGATGTGGAAGCAGAACAAAGGCATGTGTACTGCTGATGGGGCTGATATATGCCCTCAACCTGGAATATCCAAAAAGGCTGAAGAACACATTTGAAACttttcaaaagatttttttggaACTAGATAGAGATAACCTACCTAAGAAGGTAGACAGTCTGAAAAAAAAGCTAATGCAATAG